The Stigmatella aurantiaca DW4/3-1 genome contains the following window.
GGGCCCCGTGGAGGGCTCGTCGGCGTCGGAGCTGGCCTCCGGCTACCAGGGCTGCTTCCGGCGGGGCGATCAGATCAACGTCACCGGCCGGGGGATGCGCGAGTCATGGGAGCTGGCGGATCGCTTCTCGTGCAGGCAGGCATACCCCCGGTTCGCCAACCAGGTGGTGCTCATCGAAGATGGCCGGGTGCTCTCGGTGTTAGCCAAGAGCCTGACGCGCCTGGTTCCCGTGGCGTCCGATGGCGGGTCCGGGCCTGACGCGGGCCCGTGATGCCTTGGCCGTCCGCCGGGACGGCCCCCCGAACCTTCGAGACCCTTCTTTCCCATGAACGAACAGAACTTCATGAAGTTGATGCAGCTTTTGCCCAAGTCCGCCCTCTCCTCGGCGGTGGGGTTGGCCACGCGGCTGCCCGCGCCGGCCCCGGTGCACCGGGCGGCGATGAAGGCCTTTGCCCGGGCGTACAACGTGGACATGGCCGAGGCGGAGCACTCCTTCGAGCGGTATTCCACCTTCGCGGAGTTCTTCACCCGGGGGCTCAAGCCGGGCCTGCGTCCGGTGGACGGCGGGCCGAAGGTGGTGGTGTCCCCGGTGGACGGGCGGGTGTCCCAGGTGGGCTACTCCGAGCACGGGCGGTGCCTGCAGGCCAAGGGGATCGAATACACGGTGGATGAGCTGCTCGGGGACAAGGCCGCCGCCGCCCCGTTCCATGGCGGGGCCTGGACGACGCTGTACCTGTCCCCCCGGGACTACCACCGCATCCACGCGCCCCTGGCCGGCACCATCACCGGCTATGCGTACATTCCGGGCGAGTTCTGGCCGGTCAACCCCGCCTCCGTGAAGAACAAGCAGTCCCTGTTCTGCGTGAACGAGCGGCTCGTCACCTACCTGGACACGGTGGCCGGCAAGTGCGCCGTGGTGAAGGTGGGCGCCACGTGCGTGTCGCGCATCAAGGCGGCCTATGACGAGGTGCTCACCCACACCGGTCAGCCTGGCAAGGTGCACCGTTATGGCACCGCCATCCCGGTGGAGAAGGCCGGGGAGCTGGGCCGCTTCGAGATGGGCTCCACCGTCATCCTGCTGTTCGAGCCCAAGCGGGTGACGTGGGACGAGAGCCTTCAGCCCGAGACGGTGGTCCGTCTGGGCAAGCGCATTGGGGAGATCGCGTGAGTCAGAAGCTCAGCGGTGTGAAGGGGATGAATGATCTCCTGCCCGGAGAGCTGGGCGGGGAGATGGCCCCCATCGAGACGTGGCAGTACGTGGAGCGCACGGCGCGCGAGCTGTTCTCCCGCTTCGGGTACGGGGAAATCCGCACGCCCATGGTGGAGGACACGGCGCTCTTCGTGCGCAGCGTGGGCGAGGAGACGGACATCGTCGGCAAGGAGATGTACACCTTCGAGGACAAGGCCCAGCGCAGCCTGTCCCTGCGGCCCGAGGGCACGGCCCCCGCGGCCCGCGCCTACATCGAGCACTCGGTGGCCAACCTGGAGCCGGTGACGCGCTGGTACTACATGGGCCCCATGTTCCGCTACGAGCGGATGAAGACGGGTCGCTACCGCCAGTTCTTTCAGATCGGCGCCGAGGCCTACGGCTCGCGCGAGGCGGCGCAGGACGTCGAGCTGATGGACATGGTGGTGCAGCTCCTGGAAGCCCTGGGGCTGAAGGAGATCTCCCTCAACCTCAACTCCCTGGGGGATGAGGCGTGCCGGCCCGCCTTCCAGAAGAAGCTGGTGGAGCACCTGACGGCGCACCGGGACGCGCTGTGCGCGGACTGCCAGCGGCGGCTGGAGCACAACCCCATGCGGGTGCTCGACTGCAAGAACGAGAAGTGCCAGGCCGTCGCGAGGGGCTCGCCCGACATCCTCCAGTTCCTGTGCGAGCCCTGCCAGGCGCACTTCGCGGACGTGCGGCGCAAGCTCGATGCGCTGAAGGTGCGCTACGTCATCAACCCGCGCATGGTGCGGGGCTTGGACTACTACACGCGCACGGCCTTCGAGTTCATCGCCTCGCACCCAGCGCTGGGAACGGCCAGCACGGTGGGCGGGGGAGGGCGGTACGACAAGCTGGTGAAGAGCCTGGGCGGGCCGGACGTGCCCGCGGTGGGATTCGGGCTGGGGCTGGATCGGCTCACGCTGCTGTTGCGCGAGGGCGGGCAGCGCTACAGCGCCCCTCCGGATGTCTTCATCGCGGTGGCGGACGAGGGCTCCCAGGACGAGGCCTTCACCCTGGCCAGCCGCCTGCGCCGCGAGGGGCTGAAGGTGGAGTTCGACACCCGGGGGGGAAGCCTCAAGAGCCAGATGAAGCGCGCGGACAAGACCCGCGCCCGCTTCGCCCTGGTGCTGGGCGAGGCCGAACGCCAGGCGGGCCGGGCTCAGCTCAAGCCCATGGCGGGCGGAGAGCCCCTCTCCGTGGCCTTGGGAGAGATTGCCCAGGCCGTGCGAGCCGCCCCGCAGGCCCCAGCGCCTCAGGGCTGACGGCTCTCCGGGGAGGGTGGAGGCGGTTTCTTTTCGCCTCCAACATCGGATAAGATGGCCATTCTGTTGCTCCGGGGGGGGAAATCAGAATGGCTCAGTCGGTCTATGCGCGCAACAACGTGAGGGTTTTGGGTTCTCTGGGACCGCCGCTCATTTTTGCCCATGGTTTTGGTTCTGAACAGCGCGCCTGGAGGCACCAGGTGGCGGCCTTCCGGGACAAATACCAAATCATTCTGTTCGATCACGTTGGCTGCGGCCGGTCGGACTTCAATGCCTACAGTCCCGAGCGCTACAGCAGCGTCCGCCGCTACGCGGAGGACCTGCTGGAGATTTGCGAGGAGCTGGATTTGAATGACGCCATCCTGGTGGGGCACTCCGTCAGTGGGATGGCGGGCCTGCTGGCCGCCATCGCGGAGCCGAAGCGTTTCCGCCAGCTCGTCTTCGTCAAGGCCACGCCCCGGTTACTGAATGACGGGGACTACGTGGGCGGCTTCGAGCAGCCGCAGCTCGATGCGCTCTTCGCCGCGATGTCCGCGAACTTCTACAGCTGGGCCATGGGATTCGCGCCGCTGGCGATGAACACTCCCGACATGCCCGAGCTGGCCCATGAGTTCGCTCAGACCTTGTCCTCCATGCGCCCGGACATCGCCCTGTCCAGCGCGCGAGTCGTCTTCCAGTCCGACTGCCGCACAGCGCTTCCGCTGCTGAAGACGCCCACCCTCATCCTCCAATCCGGCCAGGACATTGCCGTGGCCGATGAGGTGGGCCTCTACATGGCCCAGCACATCCCAAACGCGCAGCTGACGCGCATCGATGCCCGGGGCCACCTGCCACACCTGAGTTCCCCCACGCTCGTCAACCAGGCCATCAAGGACTTTCTCGAACACCCAGAGCCTCGCCAGGGGACGCAAACCCAGGCGGCCGCTGGAGGACGCTGGGAGCAGCGGACTGGCTGACATTGGGCGGTTCATCCGCTCGACAGCCGGGCGCGGAATTGGTTTTCTCGGGTCGCTCGTTTTTAAGGATCCTGAACCCGAGGCATCCCTCAAGTACTGGGTGCCGTGGATTGGATCCTGGCGGGGGGGACATCTCATGTGGCAAGAGCCAGGTTCTGGAGGGCGTGCGCCATGACGCTCGCTCCGACGCGCCTCTCTGAGCGGGCCCGGTTGTCCCTCTCGGTGCTGCTCCTGTTCTCGGCCTTGGCCCTGTTCTTTTTCGTGCTGCAGTCTCACCAGGGCGCGGCCCAAGCGGAGCGCAGGGTGCTGGAGCACGCCCTGGACATCACCCGCTTGCTGGCCCGCGCCACCGCGCCCGCGCTGGAGGAAGGGGATGCGGAGAAGGGCCAGCGGCACCTCGAGATGCTTGCGTTCGTTCCCGGGGCGCTCTTCGGCCTGCTGATGCGCGAGGAGGGGACGCCCCTGGCCTCCTGGAACCCGGAGCGTGTTCCGAAAGAGGCCCTGGACGCCTCCCGGCAAGTGCACCTGCTGGAGCAAGAGGCCGTGGTGCGTCTCCCCCTGAGCCTCTCGGGGAAGAGGCGAGGCACGTTGCTCGTGGGCTTCAGCCTCGCGGGGTTGCGGCTGGAGCGTCAGCAGCACCGGCAGCACGCTTTCCTCCTGGCGGCCCTGCTGCTGGGCATGGGCGTGTGGGTGATGCTCTGGCTGCGCGCGTGGATGGACAGAGCCGGTCCGGCACAGCCCCAGCCCCAGCCCCAGCCAAAGGACGCAGGGGCCAGGGAAGCCTCGCTGACGAGCATGCGGGAGCAACTGGAGGAACAGAAGGTTCTGCTGGCATCCCAGGGGCAGGCGTTGCGCAGCGCGCAGGATCAGCTCGTCATCGCCGACCGGCGCAGCACCCTGGGAACCCTCTCGGCGGGGGTGGCCCATGAGATCAACAACCCGCTGGCCTACATCACCGCCAACATCCAGTTCTCCCTCCAGGAGATGCAGCGCCTGGTGAAGGAGCACCTCCCCGAGGCCTCGCTCCCGGAGGACTCGGAAGACTGGGAGGAGGTGTTCAGCGCCCTCTCCGAGGCCAACGATGGGTGCTCGCGCGTGCAGCACATCGTCCTGAGCCTCAAGGCGTTCTCCTGCGGGGACGATGACAAGCGCACGCCCACGGCGCTGGCGCCGGTGCTCACGGCCGCCATGAACATGGCCGGCAATGAGATTCGCCACCGGGCCCGGCTGGTGCATGACTTTCAGGACGTTCCCCCCGTGGATGGCAACGAGGTCCGGCTCTCGCAGGTCTTCCTCAACCTGCTCATCAATGCCTCGCATGCCGTCGAGCCGGGACACCTGGAGCGGAACGAGATCCGCGTCGCCACCCGCATGGGAGAGGATGGCCGGGTGCGGGTGAGCATCTCCGACACGGGCAAGGGGATGACCCCGGAGATCCTCAGCCGCCTCTTCACCCCCTTCTTCACCACCAAGCCCGTGGGGAAGGGGACGGGATTGGGGCTGTCCGTCTGCCAGGGCATCGTCAACAGTCTGGGAGGTCACATCGAGGTCCAGAGCCAGCCGGGCCAGGGCAGCACGTTCACGGTGGTGCTGCCCGTGTCGGCCTCGGTCCTGGGGGAGGCGCCGGAGGCCCCGGCGTCCCAGCCCCAGGTGAAGCGCTCGCGCATCCTGGTGGTGGACGACGAGCTCCGTGTTGGGAGCGCGCTGCGCAGGGCGCTGGGGCGGGAGCACGACGTGCTCGTGGTGCAGGGGGCCCGCGAGGCCTTGTGCCAGCTGCGCCAGGGGCCTCGCTTCGAGGTGATTCTGTGCGATGTGATGATGCCGGGGATGAATGGCATGGAGTTCTTCTCCGAGGTGGAGCGGACCTGTCCCACGCAGACGGAGGCCGTCCTCTTCCTGACCGGCGGGGCCTTCACGGAAGCAACCCATTCCTTCCTCGAGCAGCATCGGGCGCGGGTCTTGCGCAAGCCCATCGACATGGATGTCTTGCGCGAGGAGCTGCGCGTCCGGATCGAAGGCCGGGTCCCGGCGCCCCGCATGCCCGTCCAGGGCAACGCTTCTTCCAAGAGGGCCTGTCTCGTGCAGGCTCGCGAGGCGTCTGAGCGGTCGGCATAGGGGGACACGGCACGTTCTCCCCATGGGCCCTTGCCCCGGTGGCGGGTTGACGTTCAGATGCCCCCCTATGCAGACCCCTTCGTCCCGCGCGTCCGCGCCGCGCGCCCTCAACCGCCAGGATGCCCGGACACTCGCCCTGGCGGCGCTGGGTGGCGCGCTGGAGTTCTACGACTTCATCATCTTCGTGTTCTTCACCGCGGTGATTGGCCAGTTGTTCTTCCCCCCGAGCACCCCGGAGTGGCTGCGCCAGCTCCAGGCCTTCGGGCTGTTCGCGGCCGGCTACCTGGCGCGCCCCCTGGGCGGCATCGTGATGGCGCACTTCGGGGACCGCACGGGCCGCAAGCGCATGTTCTCGCTGAGCGTGTTCCTGATGGCGGTCCCCACGTTGTTGATCGGCCTGCTGCCCACCTACGCCACGGCGGGTTACGCGGCGCCGCTGGTGCTGCTGTTGCTGCGCATTCTCCAGGGCGCCGCGGTGGGCGGGGAGGTGCCTGGGGCCTGGGTGTTCGTCGCCGAGCACGTGCCGGAGCGCCGCGTCGGCTTCGCCTGCGGCACGCTCACCGCTGGGCTCACGTTTGGCATCCTCCTGGGCTCGCTGGTGGCCACGGCGATCAACACCATTTATAGCCCCGAGGAGGTGCTGGCCATCGGCTGGCGCTGGCCCTTCCTGGTGGGAGGGGTCTTCGGGTTCTTCTCCGTCTTCCTGCGCCGCTGGCTGGCCGAGACGCCGGTGTTCGAGGAGATGCGCCAGCGCAAGGCCTTGGTCCAGGAGCTGCCGCTCAAGGTCGTGCTGCGCGGCCACGGCACCGCGGTGGCCGTGTCGATGCTGGTCACCTGGGTGCTGACCGCCGCCATCGTGGTGGTGGTGCTGATGACGCCCACGCTGATGCAGAAGATTCACGGCATCCCCCCGGCCCAGGCGCTGCGGGCCAACAGCCTGGCCACGGTGAGCCTCACGCTGGGGTGCGTGGGCTTTGGGCTTGCCACGGATCGCTTCGGGGTGGGGTGGATGCTGGGGGTGGGCAGCCTCTTGCTGCTCGGGGCGACGTACCTGCTCTACCTCGGCGTGGGCAGGGCGCCGGAGCACCTGGCCGCGCTGTACGCCGTGACGGGCGCGTGCGTGGGCGTGGTCGGCGTGGTGCCCACCGTCATGGTGCGCGCCTTTCCCGCGGAGGTGCGCTTCTCCGGGCTCTCGTTCTCGTACAACGTGGCCTATGCCCTGTTCGGAGGGCTGACGCCGCTGGTGGTGACGTTGCTCGTGAAGAACACGCCCCTGGCTCCCGCGCATTACGTGGCCGCCCTGTGTGGCGTGGGGCTCGCCGTGGCGATCTACCTGCTGACGGCGGGCCGCTCGCGCTTCGCCGGGACGAATTCCCTGGGGTGAGGCGCCGCCCGGGCGGGCGCCTCATTCCCGCGTGCGGCCACTGATGCTGGCCCCCGCGCTGGGGGGCAGGCGCTGGTAGATCGGTCCGGCCAGCGCCGACACCAGCCCCACGGCGAGGAAGGGCAGGATGAAGCGCTCGGGCGTCAGGGCCTCCTCGCTCTGCCCGCGCGCCACGTGCAACATCAGGCCGCCGAAGCTGATGCCCAGGCTCAGGCCCACCTGCTGGAGCACCACCGAGAGGGTGGAGGCATTGCTGATGGTGGACGGGGGGATTTCCGCGTACGCCACGGTGTTGATGGCCGTGAACTGCATGGACCGCATGAAACCGGCAATCGCCAGCAAGGCGACGATGAGGGGAATCGGCGTCGCGTGACGGAAGGCCGCTGGCGCCGCGGTCAGCACCGCGGTGGCGAGGTTGGAGACGATCAGCGTGTTCCGGAAGCCAAACCGTTTGATCACCGAGGGGGCCACGGACTTGCAGGCCAGGGCGCCCACGCTCGTCCCGATGGTGACGAGCCCCGCTTCGAGGGGGGTCCACCCCAGCGCCACCTGGAACAGCAGGGGGAGCAGGAACGGCGTCGCGCCCAGCCCCAGCCGCAGCAGGGTGCCTCCCAGGAGGCTGGCCCGGAACGTGAGGTAGCGCAGCAGGCGGAGGTTCAGCACGGGGCGCTCGGTTTTTCGCGCGTGCTCGATGTAAAGCCCCGTGGCCACCAGCGCGACGACCGCCACGGCGGCCTGCGCGACGGGCGGAATGAGACCGATGCCCGCGGTCTCGGCCAGCCCCATCCACGAGGTGATGGCGACGGCGGCGAGAACGAATCCCTTGGTATCGAACGGACCGGGATCGGGCTGGTGCAAGGACGGCACGAAGCGCATCACCGCCGCCATGCCCAGCAGCCCCACTGGAACGTTGATGAAGAAGATCCACGGCCAGTCCGCGACGCCCAGGATGAGGCCCGCCAGGGGAGGACCCACGAGGGGACCGATGAGCGCGGGCATGGTGAACCAGCTCATCGCCGAGACGAGCCGCTCGCGCGGCGCCACGCCCACGACGATCAGCCGCCCCACGGGCGTCATCATCGCCCCGCCCACGCCCTGGAGGGTGCGGAAGAGGACCAGCTGGACCAGCGACTGGGAGAAGCCGCAGAGGACCGAGCTCACCAGGAAGACGCCCATGGCGATCATGAACACGCGCCGGGGGCCATACTTGTCGGCGGCCCAGCCGCTGGCCGGCGCCACCACGGCCAGCGCCAGGATGTAGGACGTCAACGCCAGCTTCAGGTGGACCGGATCCGTGTGGAACGCGGTGGCGAGCGTGGGCAGGGCCGTGGACAGGGCCGTGGAGTCGATGAACTCCATGAGCAGCGCGCTGGCCACGGCCATCGAGGCCAACTGGGGGCCGCGCCCCGAGGGGGCGGTGGGTGCGGCGGGGGAGGGGCGGGAGTCTGCGGGGGCCTCGGACACGCTGGCCTTTATGCTCCCGCCCCGGGACCCCTGTCACGCAGGGGCTCTTCGGCTTAGGGCGCCCAGGGCGAGACTACATTCCAGCTAACATCCGCGTTGTAGGAGGCGTTGCCGTTCCAACCGCCGCCGCTTCCATCGGCGATCCACACCTCGGCCGCATAGTGGCGGATGTGGCGCCCCGGGTAGTTGACGGCCTCGAGCGAGACGCCGGTCCCGGAGAGCCCGGGCTGCGCGCAGAAGGTGGCGTCCTGGTCGAAGAGCGCCGAGCCATCCCGGGCGTTCTTCCGGACGCGATCGCTGGCGTGGCGCAGGTAGTGGCCGGGGAAGTTCCGCGACTCGAACGAGTAGCAGCTCGCGTCGGCCAGGCCGGTGACGATCCGGTAGGTCGCGTCCTGCTTGAGCGTCGCGCTGCTGTTGCCATCCACCACCTCGGTGTAAGCCAGATCCGCGGAGTGGCGCAGGTAGCGGTTGGTGAAGCCCGCCGTCGTCACCTGGAGGGAGGTGTAGGCGTTCACCGGCAGCTCCACGCCGCTCTTCCACCAGGGCGGGGCCAGGGCCCACGTGGCGTCCTGCCGGAAGCCCAAGGTGTCCGCGAACGCGTCGACCCAGAGTTCGGAGTTCCGGTGACGCAGGTAGAAGCCGGGCTTGTTCTTGGACTCCAGGGAGAAGTTGCCCGAGCCATCGAGCGCCGCGCGGCCGCAGAAGGTGGCGTCCTGGGCGAAGAGCGCCGAGCCATCGTTCGCGTCCTTGCGGATGCGGGAGTTGAAGTGCCGCAGGTAGTGGCCAGGGAAGTTGCGCGACTCGAACGAGTAGCAGGCCGCATCCCCCAGGCCCGGGACGATCTTGAAGGTCGCGTCCTTCTTGAGGGTGCCCTCGCTCGCGGCGTTGATGGAGACGGTGGTGCCCAGCGAGTCGCTGTGCCGCATGTAGCGGTCGGTCAGGCCCGGCGTCGCCACCTGGAACGAGCGGAACTGCTGGAGCGGCAGCGGGCCCTGGTTGTTGAGCTGCCGGGAGGCGGCGATCAGGCTGTCGTGGGCCGCGCGGACCTGCGCCACGTTCGGCTTCATGATGACCCGGTCATAGGTCAGCATGCCGTTGATCTCGTTCTCCACGTCGGTGATCTCCGTGTACACCGCCGCGCTCAGGCCCGGGTTGCTCATCAGGGCCTGGCTGCGCTGCATGAGCCCCACGTAGCGGCTGGTCAGCGCCGCCGCATCGCTCATCATCTCGTAGCCAAAGCCGTTGCCAGGGCTCCACTCGTGGCCCGTCACCCGCAGGCCCAAGCCGCCGAACTCGCCCAGCACCGCGGCCCGCGTGGCCGAGGGCACCGGGGAGGCCGGTCCCACGTAGGTGTGCCAATCGGCCACGTCGCCGTTGCCGCCGTCCACGGCGCCACAGCAGTTGATGCCGCTCATGTTGTCCACGAGCCGGCTGGGATCCCATCCCTTCACCAGGCTCGCCAGCCGGGCCTGGTCGTACTGGCCCCAGCCCTCGTTCAGGACGACCCACAGGATGATCGACGGGGAGCTGCGGTGCTCGTCCAACATCTCGCGCAGCTCGAGCTCGAACTGGGTCTTCGCCGCCGCCGTCGAAGGGGGCCGCTCCATGGAGGGCATGTCCTGCCAGACGAGGATGCCCAGCTTGTCGGCCCAGTAGAACCAGCGCTGGGGCTCGACCTTGATGTGCTTGCGGATGAGGTTGTAGCCGAGATCCTTGTGCTTCTGGATGTCGAACTTGAGCGCCTCATCCGTGGGCGCGGTGTAGATGCCGTCCGGCCAGTAGCCCTGGTCCAGCGTGCCGATCTGGAAGACGAACTGGCCGTTGAGCACCGGGCGCAGCGCGCCGCCCACGAGCTTCAGGCCCACCGAGCGCATGCCGAAGTAGCTGGTGGCCTGGTCCACCGTGCTTGTCCCGCTCTTGAGCGCCACGCGCAGGTCGTAGAGGAAGGGGCTCTCGGGAGACCAGAGCTTGGGGTTGGGCACCGGCAGGCGCAGCTCGCTGCCCACGTTGCCCGTGATGCGGCCCACCTGGGTGCTGCCATCGAATGCGGCCACCTCGACCGTCTGGCCGTTGATGCCTGCGCCCTGCACCGTCACCTTCAGCGCCTGCCCGGCCACATCCGGCGTCATGTCCAGGCGGGTGATGCGCGCCGCGGGGGTCGGCTCCAGCCACACCGTCTGCCAGATGCCCGAGGCCGCCGTGTACCAGATGCCGCCCGGGGCCAGGCGCTGCTTGCCGAGCGGCTGGTTGCCGTCGCTGGTGGGATCGTACACGCCGACGATCAGCTCGTTGGTGCCCCCGTTGA
Protein-coding sequences here:
- the asd gene encoding archaetidylserine decarboxylase (Phosphatidylserine decarboxylase is synthesized as a single chain precursor. Generation of the pyruvoyl active site from a Ser is coupled to cleavage of a Gly-Ser bond between the larger (beta) and smaller (alpha chains). It is an integral membrane protein.), with product MNEQNFMKLMQLLPKSALSSAVGLATRLPAPAPVHRAAMKAFARAYNVDMAEAEHSFERYSTFAEFFTRGLKPGLRPVDGGPKVVVSPVDGRVSQVGYSEHGRCLQAKGIEYTVDELLGDKAAAAPFHGGAWTTLYLSPRDYHRIHAPLAGTITGYAYIPGEFWPVNPASVKNKQSLFCVNERLVTYLDTVAGKCAVVKVGATCVSRIKAAYDEVLTHTGQPGKVHRYGTAIPVEKAGELGRFEMGSTVILLFEPKRVTWDESLQPETVVRLGKRIGEIA
- a CDS encoding MFS transporter yields the protein MAVASALLMEFIDSTALSTALPTLATAFHTDPVHLKLALTSYILALAVVAPASGWAADKYGPRRVFMIAMGVFLVSSVLCGFSQSLVQLVLFRTLQGVGGAMMTPVGRLIVVGVAPRERLVSAMSWFTMPALIGPLVGPPLAGLILGVADWPWIFFINVPVGLLGMAAVMRFVPSLHQPDPGPFDTKGFVLAAVAITSWMGLAETAGIGLIPPVAQAAVAVVALVATGLYIEHARKTERPVLNLRLLRYLTFRASLLGGTLLRLGLGATPFLLPLLFQVALGWTPLEAGLVTIGTSVGALACKSVAPSVIKRFGFRNTLIVSNLATAVLTAAPAAFRHATPIPLIVALLAIAGFMRSMQFTAINTVAYAEIPPSTISNASTLSVVLQQVGLSLGISFGGLMLHVARGQSEEALTPERFILPFLAVGLVSALAGPIYQRLPPSAGASISGRTRE
- a CDS encoding AbfB domain-containing protein, which encodes MHSSPTSLRRSRNALLLLPLLCGLLPPVSAEAAWIRKTPPLSTPWTAQVSPSNALPEYPRPQLVRSDWQNLNGEWQFANASAGQTPPFNQTLSESVLVPFPIESALSGIQRHQERMWYRRTFTVPAGWNGRRVQLHFGAVDWEATVYVNGQRVGSHQGGFDGFSFDITDRLNGGTNELIVGVYDPTSDGNQPLGKQRLAPGGIWYTAASGIWQTVWLEPTPAARITRLDMTPDVAGQALKVTVQGAGINGQTVEVAAFDGSTQVGRITGNVGSELRLPVPNPKLWSPESPFLYDLRVALKSGTSTVDQATSYFGMRSVGLKLVGGALRPVLNGQFVFQIGTLDQGYWPDGIYTAPTDEALKFDIQKHKDLGYNLIRKHIKVEPQRWFYWADKLGILVWQDMPSMERPPSTAAAKTQFELELREMLDEHRSSPSIILWVVLNEGWGQYDQARLASLVKGWDPSRLVDNMSGINCCGAVDGGNGDVADWHTYVGPASPVPSATRAAVLGEFGGLGLRVTGHEWSPGNGFGYEMMSDAAALTSRYVGLMQRSQALMSNPGLSAAVYTEITDVENEINGMLTYDRVIMKPNVAQVRAAHDSLIAASRQLNNQGPLPLQQFRSFQVATPGLTDRYMRHSDSLGTTVSINAASEGTLKKDATFKIVPGLGDAACYSFESRNFPGHYLRHFNSRIRKDANDGSALFAQDATFCGRAALDGSGNFSLESKNKPGFYLRHRNSELWVDAFADTLGFRQDATWALAPPWWKSGVELPVNAYTSLQVTTAGFTNRYLRHSADLAYTEVVDGNSSATLKQDATYRIVTGLADASCYSFESRNFPGHYLRHASDRVRKNARDGSALFDQDATFCAQPGLSGTGVSLEAVNYPGRHIRHYAAEVWIADGSGGGWNGNASYNADVSWNVVSPWAP
- a CDS encoding alpha/beta fold hydrolase, with product MAQSVYARNNVRVLGSLGPPLIFAHGFGSEQRAWRHQVAAFRDKYQIILFDHVGCGRSDFNAYSPERYSSVRRYAEDLLEICEELDLNDAILVGHSVSGMAGLLAAIAEPKRFRQLVFVKATPRLLNDGDYVGGFEQPQLDALFAAMSANFYSWAMGFAPLAMNTPDMPELAHEFAQTLSSMRPDIALSSARVVFQSDCRTALPLLKTPTLILQSGQDIAVADEVGLYMAQHIPNAQLTRIDARGHLPHLSSPTLVNQAIKDFLEHPEPRQGTQTQAAAGGRWEQRTG
- the hisS gene encoding histidine--tRNA ligase; translation: MNDLLPGELGGEMAPIETWQYVERTARELFSRFGYGEIRTPMVEDTALFVRSVGEETDIVGKEMYTFEDKAQRSLSLRPEGTAPAARAYIEHSVANLEPVTRWYYMGPMFRYERMKTGRYRQFFQIGAEAYGSREAAQDVELMDMVVQLLEALGLKEISLNLNSLGDEACRPAFQKKLVEHLTAHRDALCADCQRRLEHNPMRVLDCKNEKCQAVARGSPDILQFLCEPCQAHFADVRRKLDALKVRYVINPRMVRGLDYYTRTAFEFIASHPALGTASTVGGGGRYDKLVKSLGGPDVPAVGFGLGLDRLTLLLREGGQRYSAPPDVFIAVADEGSQDEAFTLASRLRREGLKVEFDTRGGSLKSQMKRADKTRARFALVLGEAERQAGRAQLKPMAGGEPLSVALGEIAQAVRAAPQAPAPQG
- a CDS encoding MFS transporter; this encodes MQTPSSRASAPRALNRQDARTLALAALGGALEFYDFIIFVFFTAVIGQLFFPPSTPEWLRQLQAFGLFAAGYLARPLGGIVMAHFGDRTGRKRMFSLSVFLMAVPTLLIGLLPTYATAGYAAPLVLLLLRILQGAAVGGEVPGAWVFVAEHVPERRVGFACGTLTAGLTFGILLGSLVATAINTIYSPEEVLAIGWRWPFLVGGVFGFFSVFLRRWLAETPVFEEMRQRKALVQELPLKVVLRGHGTAVAVSMLVTWVLTAAIVVVVLMTPTLMQKIHGIPPAQALRANSLATVSLTLGCVGFGLATDRFGVGWMLGVGSLLLLGATYLLYLGVGRAPEHLAALYAVTGACVGVVGVVPTVMVRAFPAEVRFSGLSFSYNVAYALFGGLTPLVVTLLVKNTPLAPAHYVAALCGVGLAVAIYLLTAGRSRFAGTNSLG
- a CDS encoding hybrid sensor histidine kinase/response regulator, with translation MTLAPTRLSERARLSLSVLLLFSALALFFFVLQSHQGAAQAERRVLEHALDITRLLARATAPALEEGDAEKGQRHLEMLAFVPGALFGLLMREEGTPLASWNPERVPKEALDASRQVHLLEQEAVVRLPLSLSGKRRGTLLVGFSLAGLRLERQQHRQHAFLLAALLLGMGVWVMLWLRAWMDRAGPAQPQPQPQPKDAGAREASLTSMREQLEEQKVLLASQGQALRSAQDQLVIADRRSTLGTLSAGVAHEINNPLAYITANIQFSLQEMQRLVKEHLPEASLPEDSEDWEEVFSALSEANDGCSRVQHIVLSLKAFSCGDDDKRTPTALAPVLTAAMNMAGNEIRHRARLVHDFQDVPPVDGNEVRLSQVFLNLLINASHAVEPGHLERNEIRVATRMGEDGRVRVSISDTGKGMTPEILSRLFTPFFTTKPVGKGTGLGLSVCQGIVNSLGGHIEVQSQPGQGSTFTVVLPVSASVLGEAPEAPASQPQVKRSRILVVDDELRVGSALRRALGREHDVLVVQGAREALCQLRQGPRFEVILCDVMMPGMNGMEFFSEVERTCPTQTEAVLFLTGGAFTEATHSFLEQHRARVLRKPIDMDVLREELRVRIEGRVPAPRMPVQGNASSKRACLVQAREASERSA